From a region of the Georgenia yuyongxinii genome:
- a CDS encoding GNAT family N-acetyltransferase — translation MDPIRRARPDDVPAVLQLVRDLAAYEREPDAVRLTEFGLHAALFGEEPAVFAHVAEADGEILGFALWFRNFSTWEGVHGIYLEDLYVRPEARGRGYGKALLQTLARHAVAQGYARMEWSVLDWNAPSIEFYRSLGARPQEEWSVFRLTGEALAEVGAPAAVTTAAEAPVSR, via the coding sequence ATGGACCCGATCCGCCGCGCCCGGCCCGACGACGTCCCCGCCGTCCTGCAGCTCGTCAGGGACCTTGCCGCCTACGAGCGTGAGCCTGACGCCGTCCGGCTGACCGAGTTCGGGCTGCACGCGGCGCTCTTCGGCGAGGAGCCGGCCGTGTTCGCTCACGTCGCCGAGGCCGACGGCGAGATCCTGGGCTTCGCGCTGTGGTTCCGGAACTTCTCCACCTGGGAAGGCGTCCACGGTATCTACCTCGAGGACCTCTACGTCCGGCCCGAGGCGCGCGGCCGCGGCTACGGAAAGGCGCTGCTGCAGACCCTGGCCCGCCACGCCGTCGCGCAGGGCTACGCCCGGATGGAGTGGAGCGTGCTCGACTGGAACGCCCCGTCCATCGAGTTCTACCGCAGCCTCGGGGCCCGCCCGCAGGAGGAGTGGTCCGTGTTCCGGCTCACGGGGGAGGCGCTGGCCGAGGTGGGCGCTCCCGCGGCGGTAACGACGGCGGCGGAGGCACCCGTTTCCCGGTGA
- a CDS encoding putative acetyltransferase — MTTDDGAPPPLPWLQWRVGERVVVRYRVPDGFSDALGELLEVHPDRVVVGTRRGPVEVPATAMVTGKRVPPPPSLPPRERPPRPAPPP, encoded by the coding sequence ATGACGACCGACGACGGCGCCCCGCCACCGCTGCCCTGGCTGCAGTGGCGGGTGGGCGAGCGGGTGGTGGTGCGCTACCGCGTGCCGGACGGCTTCTCCGATGCGCTCGGCGAGCTGTTGGAGGTCCACCCGGACCGCGTGGTGGTGGGCACCCGCCGCGGGCCGGTGGAAGTCCCGGCGACGGCGATGGTCACCGGGAAACGGGTGCCTCCGCCGCCGTCGTTACCGCCGCGGGAGCGCCCACCTCGGCCAGCGCCTCCCCCGTGA
- the fdxA gene encoding ferredoxin has translation MTYVIAQPCVDVKDRACVDECPVDCIYEGARMLYIHPDECVDCGACEPVCPVEAIYYEDDTPQIWADYYRANVEFFNDLGSPGGAAKMGVIDKDDPMIAALPPQA, from the coding sequence GTGACCTACGTGATCGCCCAGCCCTGCGTGGACGTCAAGGACAGGGCGTGCGTGGACGAGTGCCCGGTCGACTGCATCTACGAGGGCGCGCGGATGCTGTACATCCACCCCGACGAGTGCGTGGACTGCGGCGCATGCGAACCCGTGTGCCCCGTCGAGGCCATCTACTACGAGGACGACACGCCCCAGATCTGGGCCGACTACTACCGCGCCAACGTCGAGTTCTTCAACGACCTGGGCTCGCCCGGCGGCGCCGCGAAGATGGGCGTCATCGACAAGGACGACCCCATGATCGCGGCCCTGCCCCCGCAGGCCTGA
- the dapC gene encoding succinyldiaminopimelate transaminase produces the protein MPLHGRALPDFPWDSLAPAKTRAAAHPGGIVDLSVGTPVDPTPAVAQDALRAAADAPGYPTTVGTLALREAVVAWFARRRAVPGLGVDQVLPTMGSKEMVALLPALLGLGEGDVVVHPRAAYPTYDVGARLAGATPVPVDDDPATWPDARLVWLNSPGNPHGHVLGVDQLAAVVAWARERGAVVASDECYAELPWAEPWASDGVPSLLDPRVTGGDHRGLLVLYSLSKQSNLAGYRAAFVAGDPALIGPLTEVRKHSGMIVPAPVQAAMAAVLGDGAHVDAQRERYRARRAVLLGAVEQAGLELDPATVAGLYLWVRAAGATTASWELVDALSHRGILVAPGSFYGGDGGGYVRMALTATDERIDEAARRLREGGPLV, from the coding sequence GTGCCGCTGCACGGCCGGGCGCTGCCGGACTTCCCCTGGGACTCCCTCGCTCCGGCGAAGACCCGCGCCGCCGCGCACCCCGGCGGCATCGTCGACCTCTCGGTCGGCACCCCCGTCGACCCCACGCCCGCCGTCGCCCAGGACGCGTTGCGAGCCGCCGCCGACGCCCCGGGATATCCCACGACCGTCGGCACCCTCGCTCTGCGCGAGGCCGTCGTCGCCTGGTTCGCCCGCCGCCGCGCGGTCCCCGGCCTGGGCGTCGACCAGGTCCTGCCCACCATGGGTTCGAAGGAGATGGTCGCGCTCCTGCCGGCCCTCCTCGGGCTGGGGGAGGGCGACGTCGTCGTCCACCCGCGGGCGGCGTACCCCACGTACGACGTCGGTGCCCGGCTCGCCGGGGCCACCCCGGTCCCGGTCGACGACGACCCCGCCACCTGGCCGGACGCGCGCCTGGTCTGGCTCAACTCCCCGGGCAACCCCCACGGGCACGTGCTTGGCGTCGACCAGCTTGCCGCCGTCGTCGCCTGGGCACGCGAGCGAGGCGCCGTCGTGGCCTCGGACGAGTGCTACGCCGAGCTGCCCTGGGCCGAGCCGTGGGCCAGCGACGGGGTGCCCTCGCTGCTCGACCCGCGGGTGACCGGTGGGGACCACCGTGGCCTGCTGGTGCTCTACTCGCTGAGCAAGCAGTCCAACCTCGCCGGCTACCGGGCGGCGTTCGTCGCCGGCGACCCGGCGCTGATCGGGCCGCTCACCGAGGTGCGCAAGCACTCGGGGATGATCGTGCCTGCCCCGGTGCAGGCGGCCATGGCGGCCGTCCTGGGCGACGGCGCGCACGTGGACGCCCAGCGCGAGCGGTACCGCGCGCGGCGGGCGGTGCTGCTCGGCGCCGTCGAGCAGGCCGGCCTCGAGCTCGACCCCGCCACCGTGGCCGGTCTGTACCTGTGGGTGCGTGCGGCCGGGGCGACGACGGCGTCCTGGGAGCTCGTCGACGCGTTGTCGCACCGCGGCATCCTCGTGGCGCCGGGATCGTTCTACGGCGGCGACGGCGGCGGGTACGTGCGGATGGCGCTCACCGCGACCGACGAGCGGATCGACGAGGCCGCGCGGCGGCTGCGCGAGGGCGGCCCGCTCGTGTGA
- a CDS encoding citrate synthase, whose amino-acid sequence MSIAEQNAAATFQVDGKALQFQRVDAVEGNDGINISSLLKETGLVTLDPGFMNTASTTSAITYIDGDEGILRYRGYPIDQLAKGSTFLEVAYLLIYGELPDAETLEAVTRRIKRHTILHEDFKAFFTAFPANGHPMAILQSGISALATYYQHTLDPKDPYQIELSTVLLMAKVPTMIASIAKRATGLPLLYPDASKSYIEDFIRMTFGLPYQRHDVDPAITRALEMLLILHADHEQNCSTSTVRMVGSSHANIYASVAAGVGALSGPLHGGANEAVLEMLNRIHTGGDTVDQFMTRVKNKEDGVRLMGFGHRVYKNYDPRAAIVKEAAHDVLQRLGKNDQLLDIAMGLEEIALHDEYFIERKLYPNVDFYTGLIYKAMGFPTQMFTPLFALGRLPGWIAQYREMIADPTTKIGRPRQVYTGQPERQYQPTDKR is encoded by the coding sequence ATGTCGATTGCCGAGCAGAACGCGGCGGCAACTTTCCAGGTCGACGGTAAGGCGCTGCAGTTCCAACGCGTCGACGCGGTCGAGGGCAACGACGGGATCAACATCTCCTCACTGCTCAAGGAGACCGGGTTGGTGACCCTGGACCCGGGCTTCATGAACACCGCCTCGACCACCTCGGCGATCACCTACATCGACGGCGACGAAGGCATCCTGCGCTACCGCGGCTACCCGATCGACCAGCTCGCCAAGGGCTCCACCTTCCTGGAGGTGGCGTACCTCCTGATCTACGGCGAGCTGCCCGACGCGGAGACGCTCGAGGCGGTGACCCGGCGGATCAAGCGGCACACGATCCTGCACGAGGACTTCAAGGCGTTCTTCACCGCTTTCCCGGCCAACGGGCACCCGATGGCGATCCTGCAGTCGGGGATCTCGGCGCTGGCCACGTACTACCAGCACACGCTGGACCCCAAGGACCCGTACCAGATCGAGCTCTCCACGGTGCTCCTCATGGCCAAGGTCCCCACGATGATCGCGTCGATCGCCAAGCGCGCCACGGGCCTGCCGCTGCTCTACCCGGACGCGTCGAAGTCCTACATCGAGGACTTCATCCGGATGACGTTCGGCCTGCCTTACCAGCGTCACGACGTGGACCCGGCCATCACCCGGGCCCTCGAGATGCTGCTGATCCTGCACGCGGACCACGAGCAGAACTGCTCGACGTCGACGGTGCGGATGGTGGGCTCCTCCCACGCCAACATCTATGCCTCCGTCGCCGCGGGCGTCGGCGCGCTGTCCGGCCCGCTGCACGGCGGCGCCAACGAGGCCGTGCTGGAGATGCTCAACCGCATCCACACCGGCGGCGACACCGTCGACCAGTTCATGACCAGGGTCAAGAACAAGGAGGACGGCGTCCGCCTCATGGGCTTCGGGCACCGGGTCTACAAGAACTACGACCCGCGGGCCGCCATCGTGAAGGAGGCCGCCCACGACGTCCTCCAGCGCCTGGGGAAGAACGACCAGCTCCTCGACATCGCCATGGGCCTGGAGGAGATCGCGCTGCACGACGAGTACTTCATCGAGCGCAAGCTCTACCCGAACGTGGACTTCTACACCGGCCTGATCTACAAGGCGATGGGCTTCCCCACGCAGATGTTCACGCCGCTGTTCGCCCTCGGCCGCCTCCCCGGCTGGATCGCCCAGTACCGGGAGATGATCGCGGACCCGACGACGAAGATCGGGCGCCCGCGCCAGGTCTACACGGGCCAGCCCGAGCGGCAGTACCAGCCGACCGACAAGCGCTGA
- a CDS encoding DUF554 domain-containing protein — translation MDGFPGLGTLINVGAIVIGSTVGMAVGHRLREATRTVITDGLGLITLLLAASMCVSIADPALVAAVGPGVPVLVVLGAILIGGLTGSVLRIEQGLEGAAAQLQAWAFRRRVGGPGDAHVARERFVEGWLTASLVFCVGPLAILGSLSDGMGNGIEQLALKSVLDAFAALAFAATFGFGVVLSAASVAVVQGGLTLVGVLLGSVVPDAHIAALTVTGGLLLGGIGLRLLNIRNIAVGDMLPALVVAPMLTQAVVLLR, via the coding sequence GTGGATGGTTTCCCTGGGCTCGGCACGCTGATCAACGTCGGCGCGATCGTCATCGGCTCGACGGTCGGCATGGCCGTCGGGCACCGGCTGCGGGAGGCCACCCGCACCGTCATCACCGACGGTCTCGGCCTCATCACGCTCCTGCTCGCGGCCTCGATGTGCGTCTCCATCGCCGACCCCGCCCTCGTGGCCGCCGTCGGACCCGGGGTGCCGGTGCTCGTCGTCCTGGGGGCCATCCTCATCGGCGGGCTCACCGGGTCGGTGCTGCGCATCGAGCAGGGTCTGGAGGGGGCCGCGGCCCAGCTCCAGGCCTGGGCGTTCCGGCGCAGGGTCGGGGGGCCCGGCGACGCCCACGTCGCCCGCGAGCGGTTCGTCGAGGGCTGGCTGACGGCGTCGCTGGTCTTTTGCGTCGGCCCGCTGGCGATCCTGGGGAGCCTGTCCGACGGGATGGGCAACGGGATCGAGCAGCTGGCGCTCAAATCCGTCCTCGACGCCTTCGCGGCGCTCGCCTTTGCCGCCACCTTCGGGTTCGGCGTCGTGCTCTCCGCGGCGTCGGTGGCGGTGGTCCAGGGTGGCCTGACGCTCGTCGGGGTGCTGCTCGGCTCGGTCGTGCCGGACGCCCACATCGCCGCACTGACCGTGACCGGCGGGCTCCTGCTCGGCGGGATAGGGCTGCGGCTCCTGAACATCCGGAACATCGCGGTCGGGGACATGCTGCCCGCCCTCGTCGTCGCCCCGATGCTGACCCAGGCAGTGGTGCTGCTCCGCTGA
- a CDS encoding ABC transporter substrate-binding protein codes for MRTRMCVLTAGVLLALTACSSGGSDAPADSTTGSGESGAATETTEIQMGVLPIVPSAALQLGIDEGIFADHGFDVSLETGQGGAALLPAVMSGQLQFAISNPLSIMLAQEQGLDIRMVTGYSHSNAEGDDVTSVWAKADSGIASPADLAGKTVAVNTLKTMGEISIKEIVSKAGGDPDSINFVELGFPDMPAALESGNIDAAWVPEPFQTIFKDSGANLVAYNYQETMPGVPTMSVITAGPLAESDPDMVQEFVAAVDEVTTFAEDNPDKVRATLTTFLDMDEELANKVLVEHFGAQMNEDSLQALSDLSVKYGLLKEPVDMATFMP; via the coding sequence ATGCGCACAAGGATGTGTGTCCTGACGGCAGGAGTCCTCCTCGCCCTCACAGCCTGCTCCAGCGGGGGCAGCGACGCCCCGGCCGACTCCACCACGGGCTCCGGCGAGTCCGGCGCCGCCACCGAGACCACCGAGATCCAGATGGGCGTCCTGCCGATCGTGCCGAGCGCCGCGCTCCAGCTCGGCATCGACGAGGGCATCTTCGCCGATCACGGGTTCGACGTGAGCCTCGAGACGGGTCAGGGCGGGGCGGCCCTGCTCCCGGCCGTGATGTCCGGGCAGCTGCAGTTCGCCATCTCCAACCCGCTGAGCATCATGCTGGCCCAGGAGCAGGGCCTCGACATCCGGATGGTCACCGGCTACTCCCACTCCAACGCCGAGGGTGACGACGTCACCAGCGTGTGGGCCAAGGCCGACTCGGGGATCGCGTCCCCGGCCGACCTCGCCGGCAAGACCGTCGCGGTCAACACGCTCAAGACCATGGGCGAGATCTCGATCAAGGAGATCGTCAGCAAGGCCGGCGGCGACCCGGACAGCATCAACTTCGTCGAGCTCGGCTTCCCGGACATGCCGGCGGCGCTCGAGTCCGGCAACATCGACGCCGCATGGGTGCCCGAGCCCTTCCAGACCATCTTCAAGGACTCCGGCGCCAACCTGGTGGCGTACAACTACCAGGAGACCATGCCCGGCGTGCCGACCATGTCGGTCATCACCGCCGGCCCGCTGGCCGAGAGCGACCCGGACATGGTCCAGGAGTTCGTCGCGGCGGTCGATGAGGTCACCACGTTCGCCGAGGACAACCCGGACAAGGTCCGGGCCACCCTCACCACGTTCCTCGACATGGACGAGGAGCTCGCGAACAAGGTGCTCGTCGAGCACTTCGGCGCCCAGATGAACGAGGACAGCCTGCAGGCGCTCTCCGACCTGTCGGTGAAGTACGGCCTGCTCAAGGAGCCGGTGGACATGGCGACGTTCATGCCCTGA
- a CDS encoding MarR family winged helix-turn-helix transcriptional regulator, translating into MRAPENIGLLLSLASARGVASANVALGPVELNSRSYSLLEQLAGTDGVSQRALADAIRLDPSQIVAMIDGLERRGLAERRPNPADRRQKSVVITGPGRTLFHRARALVESSVDEVLAGLDDLERETLRGLLQRIVRHDAARLENAS; encoded by the coding sequence ATGAGGGCGCCGGAGAACATCGGCCTGCTGCTCAGCCTTGCCAGTGCGCGCGGCGTGGCCTCGGCCAACGTCGCGCTGGGCCCGGTAGAGCTCAACTCCCGCTCCTACTCGCTGCTCGAGCAGCTGGCCGGCACGGACGGCGTCAGCCAGCGTGCGCTCGCCGACGCCATCCGTCTCGACCCGAGCCAGATCGTCGCGATGATCGACGGCCTCGAGCGTCGCGGACTGGCCGAGCGCCGTCCCAACCCGGCCGACCGGCGGCAGAAGTCGGTGGTCATCACGGGCCCGGGCCGCACCCTCTTCCACCGGGCTCGGGCCCTGGTGGAGTCCTCGGTCGACGAGGTCCTTGCCGGCCTCGACGACCTCGAGCGGGAGACGCTGCGCGGCCTCCTGCAACGCATCGTGCGGCACGACGCCGCCCGGCTCGAGAACGCGAGCTAG
- a CDS encoding SDR family oxidoreductase, with protein MSLTGKVAIVTGSGRGLGLAYAQELARHGARVVVNDVDQQVADDAVAAITAAGGEAVGVVAPVGPTETAKALVAAAVEHFGRLDILVTNAGVLRDTVLWKMSDDDFDTVINVHLRGTFTCVREAATYLREQGEGGRIICIGSPTGQRGNFGQTNYAAAKAGIVGMVRTWALELARANITANAVIPVAATAMTETVPFFKDFVDAAARGEQMPPFARRVLGFGTPDDVAGVVAFLASDAAAGINGQAVGVGGDRLAVWSHPQEVTTAFTDGGWSYEALTEDWESLFGGALQSVGQPMPAPPARAGTEPGEKVRS; from the coding sequence ATGAGCCTGACCGGAAAAGTTGCCATCGTCACCGGTAGCGGCCGGGGCCTCGGCCTCGCCTACGCCCAGGAGCTCGCCCGGCACGGGGCCCGGGTAGTCGTCAACGACGTCGACCAGCAGGTCGCCGACGACGCCGTCGCCGCCATCACCGCAGCCGGGGGCGAGGCCGTCGGCGTCGTCGCCCCGGTCGGCCCCACCGAGACGGCCAAGGCCCTGGTGGCCGCCGCCGTCGAGCACTTCGGCCGCCTCGACATCCTGGTCACCAACGCCGGCGTCCTGCGCGACACGGTGCTGTGGAAGATGTCCGACGACGACTTCGACACCGTCATCAACGTGCACCTGCGCGGCACCTTCACCTGCGTGCGCGAGGCCGCCACCTACCTGCGCGAGCAGGGCGAGGGTGGCCGGATCATCTGCATCGGCTCCCCGACCGGCCAGCGCGGCAACTTCGGCCAGACCAACTACGCCGCCGCCAAGGCCGGCATCGTCGGCATGGTCCGCACGTGGGCCCTGGAGCTGGCCCGGGCGAACATCACCGCCAACGCCGTCATCCCGGTGGCAGCCACCGCGATGACCGAGACGGTGCCCTTCTTCAAGGACTTCGTCGACGCCGCCGCCCGCGGCGAGCAGATGCCGCCCTTCGCCCGTCGGGTGCTCGGGTTCGGCACCCCCGACGACGTCGCCGGCGTCGTCGCGTTCCTCGCCTCCGACGCCGCCGCCGGCATCAACGGCCAGGCCGTCGGCGTGGGCGGGGACCGGCTGGCCGTGTGGTCCCACCCGCAGGAGGTCACCACCGCCTTCACGGACGGCGGCTGGAGCTACGAGGCCCTCACCGAGGACTGGGAGTCGCTCTTCGGCGGCGCCCTGCAGTCCGTCGGCCAGCCCATGCCCGCCCCGCCCGCCAGAGCGGGCACCGAGCCGGGGGAGAAGGTGCGGTCATGA
- a CDS encoding amidohydrolase family protein — protein sequence MTYTSALDVAALTAIDTHVHVEKDTHGHLSLPGEVLDAAAKYFKAPTDRLTIDETADYYRERSMAAVVFTVDATTKLGHAPNSTEEIVAGAARNNDVLIPFGSVDPHAADAVDRVRRQIEDLGVRGFKFHPSLQDFDPSDERYFPLYEVIAAAGLPAIFHTGQTGIGARLPGGFGLKLGLSNPMLLDVVAATFPGLTIIMAHPSVPWQDEAISVATHKGNVYIDLSGWSPKYFPPALVKQANSVLQDKVLFGSDFPLLTPERWMRDFAALELKDEVRPKILKDNAVRVLGLGGPSSPTAPNPATQAAPNPATQAAPSSPRGAARA from the coding sequence ATGACGTACACCTCGGCCCTTGACGTCGCCGCGCTGACCGCGATCGACACCCACGTGCACGTGGAGAAGGACACCCACGGGCACCTCTCCTTGCCCGGGGAGGTGCTCGACGCGGCCGCCAAGTACTTCAAGGCCCCCACCGACCGGCTGACCATCGACGAGACGGCCGACTACTACCGCGAGCGGTCGATGGCCGCGGTCGTGTTCACCGTGGACGCCACCACCAAGCTCGGGCACGCGCCGAACAGCACTGAGGAGATCGTCGCCGGCGCGGCCCGCAACAACGACGTCCTCATCCCGTTCGGGTCGGTGGACCCCCACGCCGCGGACGCCGTCGACCGCGTCCGTCGCCAGATCGAGGACCTCGGGGTGCGCGGCTTCAAGTTCCATCCCTCGCTGCAGGACTTCGACCCGTCCGACGAGCGGTACTTCCCGCTCTACGAGGTCATCGCCGCCGCCGGGCTGCCGGCCATCTTCCACACCGGCCAGACCGGCATCGGCGCCCGGCTGCCGGGCGGCTTCGGGCTCAAGCTGGGCCTGTCCAACCCCATGCTGCTCGACGTCGTCGCCGCGACCTTCCCTGGCCTGACCATCATCATGGCCCACCCGTCCGTGCCCTGGCAGGACGAGGCGATCTCCGTGGCCACCCACAAGGGCAACGTGTACATCGACCTGTCCGGCTGGTCGCCGAAGTACTTCCCGCCCGCGCTGGTCAAGCAGGCCAACTCGGTGCTGCAGGACAAGGTGCTCTTCGGCTCCGACTTCCCGCTGCTCACCCCCGAGCGGTGGATGCGGGACTTCGCGGCGCTCGAGCTCAAGGACGAGGTCCGCCCGAAGATCCTCAAGGACAACGCCGTGCGCGTGCTCGGGCTGGGCGGGCCGTCGTCGCCGACCGCACCGAATCCGGCGACCCAGGCCGCGCCGAACCCGGCGACCCAGGCTGCGCCGTCGTCCCCGCGAGGTGCCGCCCGTGCGTGA
- a CDS encoding acyl-CoA synthetase: MRDQGIGSWPARRCKNGAHRTALVHGERTDTYADVERRTRQLANALRADGVGRGDRVAFVGFNHPALLETFFAVGQLGAIWVIINARLTAPEVEYILADSGATVVVYGPEHAGHAAKLAHLPGVRTWVAVEPDDGAADAPSSALSYEAFLAAGATDVIDEPVSWDDPAMIMYTSGTTGRPKGAVHTHGSLHMQYFNVLVDLDVARDDVTLAVAPMFHVAGLNMLTLPTFLKGGKIIIQPGFKPDRVLATIAAEKVTSVFAVPAMMDALASHPDFAATDLSSLTNVVVGGSPLPDRMLRTWAARGIGIQQGFGMTETAPGIYLLTAEDSLRKPSSAGRNHFFTEGRVVRLDGTDVAPGENGEVIGQGPNVMQGYWNNSGATAEAIVDGWYHTGDVATVDEDGYIYIRDRLKDMYISGGENVYPAEVENALLDLPGVAEAAVIGVPDPRWGEVGHAYVVAAEGATLTAEDVVARLTERLAKYKVPKEVVFVDELPRTATGKLQKHLIRTRFQESAL; encoded by the coding sequence GTGCGTGATCAGGGCATCGGCTCGTGGCCGGCGCGCCGCTGCAAGAACGGTGCGCACCGCACCGCGCTCGTCCACGGGGAACGCACCGACACCTACGCCGACGTCGAGCGCCGCACCCGCCAGCTGGCGAACGCGCTGCGGGCCGACGGCGTGGGCCGGGGCGACCGGGTGGCGTTCGTCGGGTTCAACCACCCGGCGCTGCTGGAGACGTTCTTCGCCGTCGGGCAGCTCGGTGCCATCTGGGTGATCATCAACGCCAGGCTGACCGCCCCGGAGGTGGAGTACATCCTCGCCGACTCCGGCGCCACGGTCGTGGTCTACGGCCCCGAGCACGCCGGGCACGCCGCGAAGCTGGCGCATCTGCCGGGCGTGCGCACGTGGGTCGCGGTCGAGCCCGACGACGGCGCCGCCGACGCGCCGTCGTCCGCCCTGAGCTACGAGGCGTTCCTCGCCGCCGGTGCCACCGACGTCATCGACGAGCCGGTGAGCTGGGACGACCCCGCGATGATCATGTACACCTCCGGCACGACCGGCCGGCCGAAGGGCGCCGTGCACACCCACGGCAGCCTGCACATGCAGTACTTCAACGTGCTGGTGGACCTGGACGTGGCCCGCGACGACGTCACCCTCGCCGTCGCGCCCATGTTTCACGTGGCCGGCCTCAACATGCTCACGCTGCCCACGTTCCTCAAGGGCGGGAAGATCATCATCCAGCCCGGCTTCAAGCCGGACCGGGTCCTCGCCACCATCGCCGCCGAGAAGGTGACGTCGGTCTTCGCGGTGCCGGCGATGATGGACGCCCTCGCCTCACACCCCGACTTCGCCGCGACGGACCTGTCCAGCCTGACGAACGTCGTCGTCGGCGGCTCCCCGCTGCCGGACCGCATGCTGCGCACGTGGGCCGCGCGCGGGATCGGCATCCAGCAGGGCTTCGGGATGACCGAGACGGCGCCGGGCATCTACCTGCTCACCGCCGAGGACTCGCTGCGCAAGCCCTCCTCGGCCGGCCGCAACCACTTCTTCACCGAGGGCCGGGTGGTCCGGCTCGACGGCACGGACGTGGCGCCGGGGGAGAACGGAGAGGTCATCGGCCAGGGCCCCAACGTCATGCAGGGGTACTGGAACAACTCCGGCGCCACCGCCGAGGCGATCGTGGACGGCTGGTACCACACCGGCGACGTCGCCACCGTCGACGAGGACGGCTACATCTACATCCGCGACCGGCTCAAGGACATGTACATCTCCGGCGGCGAGAACGTCTACCCCGCCGAGGTGGAGAACGCCCTGCTCGACCTGCCCGGCGTCGCCGAGGCCGCCGTCATCGGCGTCCCCGACCCCCGCTGGGGCGAGGTGGGCCACGCCTATGTCGTCGCCGCCGAGGGGGCCACGCTCACCGCCGAGGACGTGGTCGCCCGCCTCACCGAGCGGCTCGCGAAGTACAAGGTTCCCAAGGAGGTCGTGTTCGTGGACGAGCTGCCCCGGACCGCCACCGGCAAGCTGCAGAAGCACCTCATCCGAACCCGATTCCAGGAGTCCGCGCTATGA
- a CDS encoding MaoC family dehydratase, whose protein sequence is MTTTVSLTELPSLIGVDLGFTEFREVTQEQVNTFADATDDHQWIHTDPERAKDGPFGAPIAHGYLTLALVIPFWGELLDVTGVGTKVNYGLDKVRFPAPVKVGSRIRMGATVKDVTEIPGGAQITIDGVIQVEGQDKPAVALTGLYRFYS, encoded by the coding sequence ATGACCACCACCGTCTCCCTCACCGAGCTGCCCTCCCTGATAGGCGTTGACCTGGGCTTCACCGAGTTCCGCGAGGTCACCCAGGAGCAGGTGAACACCTTCGCCGACGCCACCGACGACCACCAGTGGATCCACACCGACCCCGAGCGCGCCAAGGACGGCCCGTTCGGGGCGCCCATCGCCCACGGCTACCTCACCCTGGCCCTGGTGATCCCGTTCTGGGGCGAGCTGCTCGACGTCACCGGTGTGGGCACCAAGGTCAACTACGGCCTCGACAAGGTCCGCTTCCCCGCACCGGTCAAGGTCGGCTCGCGCATCCGCATGGGCGCCACGGTCAAGGACGTCACCGAGATCCCCGGCGGTGCGCAGATCACGATCGACGGCGTCATCCAGGTCGAGGGGCAGGACAAACCTGCCGTCGCCCTCACCGGCCTGTACCGGTTCTACTCCTGA